A stretch of the Tannerella serpentiformis genome encodes the following:
- the thrC gene encoding threonine synthase, protein MKYYSTNHQVSPASLEEAVVRGLAADRGLFMPERIPTLDRAFIDGMKHMTFHEIALHVASAFFGDDMPQSDLRRIVEDTLAFDTPVVPVTDTVYSLELFHGPTLAFKDVGARFMARMLGHFIARQGASREVNVLVATSGDTGSAVANGFLDVPGIRVFVLYPKGKVSAIQECQFTTLGRNITALEVDGVFDDCQALVKSAFVDADLNAHLQLTSANSINVARFLPQAFYYFHAYAQMDRIGRAQRLVVSVPSGNFGNLTAGLIAHRMGLPVSHFIAANNRNDVFLDYLHTGVYRPRPSVATLANAMDVGDPSNFARILDLFGGDHAAITALISGSRTTDEEIRATLADVVRTHGYTPDPHGACGYHALMQRGLQPGETGVFLETAHPAKFLDTVETATGRSVEIPERLRAFMQGEKRSVPMARTFEAFKDYLLSQA, encoded by the coding sequence ATGAAATATTACAGCACCAATCACCAAGTATCGCCCGCCAGCCTCGAGGAGGCCGTAGTCCGCGGGCTTGCCGCCGACCGCGGGCTATTCATGCCCGAACGTATCCCCACGCTCGACCGCGCGTTCATCGACGGGATGAAGCACATGACCTTTCACGAGATCGCCCTCCACGTGGCCAGCGCCTTCTTTGGCGACGATATGCCGCAGAGCGATCTTCGCCGCATCGTAGAGGACACACTGGCCTTCGACACGCCTGTCGTGCCCGTCACGGACACGGTCTACTCCCTCGAGCTTTTCCACGGCCCCACGCTGGCCTTCAAAGACGTCGGCGCACGGTTCATGGCCCGCATGCTCGGCCACTTCATCGCCCGTCAGGGGGCGAGCCGCGAGGTCAACGTGCTCGTGGCCACCTCGGGCGACACGGGCAGCGCCGTAGCCAACGGCTTCCTCGATGTGCCCGGCATCCGCGTCTTCGTGCTCTACCCCAAGGGCAAGGTCAGCGCGATTCAGGAGTGCCAGTTCACCACCCTCGGGCGCAACATCACCGCGCTGGAGGTGGACGGCGTCTTCGACGACTGTCAGGCGCTCGTCAAGTCCGCCTTCGTGGACGCCGACCTCAACGCCCACCTGCAGCTCACCTCGGCCAACTCCATCAACGTGGCCCGCTTCCTGCCCCAGGCCTTCTATTACTTCCACGCCTACGCCCAGATGGACCGCATCGGCCGTGCCCAGCGCCTCGTCGTGAGTGTGCCCAGTGGCAACTTCGGCAACCTAACGGCCGGACTCATCGCGCACCGTATGGGGCTGCCCGTGTCGCACTTCATCGCCGCCAACAACCGCAACGACGTCTTCTTGGACTATCTCCACACGGGCGTCTATCGGCCCCGCCCCTCGGTGGCCACGCTGGCCAACGCGATGGACGTAGGCGATCCGAGCAACTTCGCCCGCATCCTCGACCTCTTCGGCGGCGACCATGCCGCGATCACGGCGCTCATCTCCGGCAGCCGCACGACGGACGAGGAGATCCGTGCCACCCTGGCCGACGTCGTCCGCACGCATGGCTACACGCCCGATCCCCACGGTGCCTGTGGCTATCACGCCCTCATGCAGCGCGGCCTGCAGCCGGGCGAGACGGGCGTCTTCCTTGAGACGGCTCACCCGGCTAAGTTCCTCGACACGGTGGAGACGGCCACGGGTCGCTCAGTCGAGATCCCCGAGCGGCTCCGAGCCTTTATGCAGGGCGAGAAACGCAGTGTGCCGATGGCGCGCACCTTCGAGGCGTTCAAGGACTACCTGCTCTCGCAGGCCTGA
- a CDS encoding ABC transporter permease, translating into MNGKAFLKALYYTVASFTVVIVLWQVAIMVWRPGDFLLPSPLAVLRALVAWVVDGTLALGLRDSLGRFVVGYSAAVAVGVAFGLLLGLCNSLFRYAYPLIQLVRPIAPVAWMPFIVLLLGIGDAPAIVIIFLAGFFPVLLTTASATHRIDPIYAKVAANYGMARSAYVFRIVLPAIFPQIANSLHIALGTSWIFLVSGEMMGAQTGLGYMIIDARNNMRTDQLLATMIVIGAAGFALDLLVGRLTSSVLKRWGAVA; encoded by the coding sequence ATGAATGGCAAGGCTTTTCTCAAGGCACTTTACTATACGGTGGCATCGTTCACGGTGGTGATCGTCCTGTGGCAGGTTGCCATCATGGTTTGGCGACCTGGCGACTTTCTGTTGCCCTCGCCACTGGCAGTTCTTCGGGCGTTGGTCGCATGGGTGGTCGACGGTACATTGGCGTTAGGCTTACGCGACAGCTTGGGGCGTTTCGTTGTGGGATACTCCGCGGCTGTAGCCGTGGGCGTCGCCTTCGGATTACTGCTCGGTTTATGCAACAGCCTCTTCCGCTATGCTTACCCGCTGATTCAGTTGGTGCGACCCATAGCGCCGGTGGCTTGGATGCCCTTCATCGTCTTGCTTCTTGGTATCGGCGACGCCCCCGCTATCGTGATCATTTTCCTGGCGGGGTTCTTCCCCGTACTTCTGACGACGGCCTCTGCAACGCATCGGATCGACCCGATCTATGCCAAAGTAGCGGCCAACTACGGAATGGCTCGCTCGGCATACGTCTTTCGCATTGTCCTGCCAGCCATCTTCCCGCAGATCGCCAATAGCTTGCACATTGCCTTAGGCACATCCTGGATCTTCCTCGTCTCGGGCGAGATGATGGGTGCACAGACAGGGCTGGGCTACATGATCATTGATGCACGTAACAACATGCGAACGGACCAGCTGCTGGCCACGATGATCGTGATCGGTGCCGCGGGGTTCGCCCTCGACTTACTTGTCGGGCGGCTAACGTCTTCGGTACTCAAGCGCTGGGGGGCTGTCGCATGA
- a CDS encoding energy-coupling factor ABC transporter permease → MRRGRRLALTRPAKSLITAASRPPNSCIPNRGIAAQQHHIIMHLPSEMLHGSICPVTATIAIAGVAAATLFARKSDTRPSASRFALVSGTVFALQMLNYPIGGGLSGHALGGLLASSLLGTPFGILSVSLVLLLQTLLFADGGLLMLGANTLNMALIGAGLGGVLHARLQAHVGRSVSLVASAGLSVMAAVGALVAELSAAGVGSSALYTSLAIHHIPVALGEGLVTLLLYRLLSAVPLTDAAKGASPVARSTAWTVYGALLIGALLLAPLASASPDALEGTLSSFHLLPDAPNFAHAPWADYQFTADGGYLSIFLAALAGLGATLLSAMLLRRAISRA, encoded by the coding sequence ATGCGCAGGGGCCGACGACTCGCCCTTACGCGCCCCGCAAAGTCACTAATAACTGCGGCCAGTAGGCCGCCCAACTCATGTATTCCTAACCGCGGCATAGCCGCACAACAACATCACATCATTATGCACCTTCCATCAGAAATGCTTCATGGCAGCATTTGCCCCGTAACGGCAACAATCGCCATCGCCGGAGTGGCCGCGGCCACCCTTTTCGCACGTAAGTCCGACACGCGCCCGTCCGCCTCACGGTTTGCGCTTGTCAGTGGCACCGTCTTCGCCCTTCAAATGCTGAACTATCCGATCGGAGGCGGCCTGTCTGGCCATGCCCTCGGCGGACTCCTCGCCTCGAGTCTGCTCGGTACGCCCTTCGGTATACTGAGTGTGTCGCTCGTGCTCCTCCTGCAAACCCTCCTCTTTGCCGACGGCGGACTGCTGATGCTCGGCGCGAACACGCTGAACATGGCGCTTATCGGAGCGGGTCTGGGCGGCGTACTCCACGCTCGACTCCAGGCGCACGTGGGCCGATCGGTGTCGCTGGTTGCCTCCGCCGGACTGTCTGTGATGGCTGCCGTAGGCGCACTTGTCGCTGAACTCTCCGCAGCCGGAGTCGGCTCGTCCGCGCTTTACACTTCGCTGGCCATCCACCATATCCCGGTGGCTCTGGGCGAGGGCCTCGTTACACTGCTGCTCTACCGCCTTCTCTCCGCAGTCCCCCTGACGGACGCTGCGAAGGGAGCCTCTCCCGTCGCCCGTTCGACTGCGTGGACGGTTTACGGAGCCCTGTTGATCGGCGCCCTCCTTTTGGCACCGTTGGCGTCCGCCTCTCCCGACGCATTGGAGGGCACGCTGAGCAGTTTCCACCTACTGCCCGACGCACCGAACTTCGCGCATGCCCCTTGGGCCGATTATCAGTTCACAGCGGACGGGGGCTATCTGTCTATCTTCCTTGCGGCTCTGGCAGGCTTAGGCGCCACGTTGCTTTCTGCTATGCTGCTCCGTCGAGCCATCAGCCGAGCGTAA
- a CDS encoding GNAT family N-acetyltransferase: protein MNTSLTIRSANADDLDAILSLFDTARRFMAANGNPSQWVEGYPNADIVRADIAHGNCYVCTPADRQTIVGTFVFILGEEPTYRLIEQGHWHADRPYGTIHRMTSDGHTHGIARATFDYCAAQTDYLRIDTHADNRPMLRAITRYGFRPCGIIYVRDGSPRLAFDLERPSAGRP from the coding sequence ATGAATACTTCCCTCACCATACGCTCGGCCAACGCTGACGATCTGGACGCCATCCTGTCACTCTTCGATACGGCGCGCCGCTTCATGGCCGCCAACGGCAACCCGTCGCAATGGGTCGAAGGCTACCCCAACGCGGATATTGTACGGGCGGACATCGCCCACGGAAACTGCTACGTCTGCACGCCGGCAGATCGCCAAACGATCGTCGGCACGTTCGTCTTCATCCTCGGCGAGGAACCCACGTATCGCCTCATCGAGCAGGGCCACTGGCACGCCGATCGCCCCTACGGCACCATCCACCGCATGACCTCCGACGGTCACACGCACGGCATTGCCCGCGCCACGTTCGACTACTGCGCCGCCCAAACGGACTATCTCCGCATCGATACCCACGCCGACAATCGCCCTATGCTCCGCGCCATCACCCGTTACGGTTTCCGCCCCTGCGGCATCATCTACGTCCGCGACGGCAGCCCACGTTTGGCGTTCGACCTGGAACGGCCTTCGGCCGGGCGCCCATAA
- a CDS encoding ABC transporter ATP-binding protein, whose product MYIEIDHLCKRVVARDTDGVRRERVILDDITLSIDRGEFVCLLGFSGCGKSTLLNLLAGFDQPTSGRIKVDGQPVTRPSSSRVMIFQQYGLLPWRTVEQNVMLGLEAQRLPRVDRQRLAEEYLCLVGLSDQAHNFPARLSGGQQQRVALARGLAVNPQVLFMDEPFAALDPITRHRLQDDLLRIVSERSKTVVFVTHDIHEAIYLADRIVVLSSSPGRVRRVLTIDSPRPRSRDSGAFARQYDLLYHELYSLSKQPIEYYI is encoded by the coding sequence ATGTACATCGAGATAGACCACTTATGCAAGCGGGTTGTGGCGCGTGACACGGATGGCGTACGCCGTGAGCGCGTCATCTTGGACGACATCACGCTCAGCATCGACCGCGGAGAGTTCGTTTGTTTGCTTGGCTTCTCCGGTTGCGGAAAGTCCACGCTGCTGAACCTGCTCGCCGGATTCGATCAACCCACGTCCGGACGCATCAAAGTCGACGGTCAGCCCGTGACACGCCCATCCAGTAGCCGCGTGATGATCTTCCAACAATACGGATTGCTACCCTGGCGCACAGTGGAGCAGAACGTCATGCTCGGTCTGGAGGCCCAGCGACTTCCGCGAGTCGACCGGCAGCGTTTGGCAGAGGAATACCTCTGCCTGGTAGGTCTGTCTGACCAGGCGCACAACTTTCCCGCCCGGCTCTCAGGGGGGCAACAACAACGTGTGGCACTGGCCCGCGGACTGGCGGTGAATCCCCAAGTGCTCTTCATGGACGAACCCTTTGCGGCGCTCGATCCGATCACACGCCACCGCTTGCAAGACGATCTGCTGCGCATCGTGAGTGAACGGAGCAAAACGGTCGTCTTCGTCACGCACGACATCCACGAAGCGATCTATCTGGCCGACCGCATCGTCGTCCTATCCTCCTCTCCCGGACGTGTTCGGCGAGTACTCACCATCGACAGTCCCCGACCCCGAAGCCGCGACTCGGGTGCCTTCGCCCGACAGTACGATCTCCTCTATCACGAGCTCTACTCCCTGTCGAAGCAACCCATAGAGTACTATATATAA
- a CDS encoding tryptophanase: protein MELPFSESYRIKMVEPIRKSTRTEREGWMADAKYNLFMLKSDEVFIDLLTDSGTGAMSDRQWSALMLGDESYAGARSYENMREAIRRILGFDFFLPTHQGRAAENVLYSAIVHEGDILPGNSHFDTTKGHIEFRRATALDCTIDAAADTQLELPFKGNMDVEKLERVLRSYPAERIPCVVLTITNNTAGGQPVSMQNIREVSALCRRYGVKLQIDSARFAENAYFIKTREAGYADKSIKEIVREIFSYADIMTMSSKKDAIVNMGGFVAFRSEELWRRCQMFCIMNEGFITYGGMSGRDMNALAVGLDEGTEFDYLETRIRQVEHLAHRLDEYGIPYQRPVGGHAVFIDAKRVLTHVPKEEFIAQTLGVELYLEAGIRGVEIGAILADRDPKTRENRYPKLELLRLAIPRRTYTDNHMDVVAAALKNVFDRRERITRGYRITKEHPIMRHFTVELAPAE from the coding sequence ATGGAACTCCCTTTTTCCGAATCCTACCGCATTAAAATGGTAGAGCCGATCCGCAAAAGCACGCGCACAGAACGCGAAGGCTGGATGGCGGACGCAAAGTACAACCTCTTCATGCTGAAGAGCGACGAGGTCTTCATCGACCTCCTGACCGACTCCGGCACCGGCGCCATGAGCGACCGCCAATGGTCGGCCCTCATGCTTGGCGACGAGAGCTACGCCGGTGCACGCTCGTACGAAAATATGCGCGAGGCCATCCGCCGTATCCTCGGCTTCGACTTCTTCCTGCCCACCCATCAGGGTCGCGCGGCTGAGAACGTGCTCTACTCCGCCATCGTCCACGAGGGCGACATCTTGCCCGGCAACTCCCACTTCGACACCACCAAGGGGCACATCGAGTTTCGCCGCGCCACCGCCCTCGACTGCACCATCGACGCCGCCGCCGACACGCAGCTCGAGCTGCCCTTCAAAGGCAACATGGACGTCGAGAAGCTCGAGCGCGTGCTCCGCTCCTACCCCGCCGAACGCATTCCCTGCGTCGTGCTCACCATCACGAACAACACCGCCGGCGGTCAGCCCGTGTCGATGCAGAACATTCGCGAGGTTTCGGCCCTCTGCCGCCGCTACGGCGTGAAGCTGCAAATCGACTCGGCCCGCTTCGCCGAAAACGCCTACTTCATCAAGACGCGTGAGGCGGGTTACGCCGACAAGTCGATCAAAGAGATCGTGCGCGAGATCTTCTCCTACGCCGACATCATGACCATGTCATCGAAGAAAGACGCGATCGTGAACATGGGCGGCTTCGTGGCCTTCCGCTCCGAGGAGCTTTGGCGCCGCTGCCAGATGTTCTGCATCATGAACGAAGGCTTCATCACCTACGGCGGCATGAGCGGCCGCGACATGAACGCACTGGCCGTGGGCCTCGACGAGGGCACGGAGTTCGACTATCTCGAGACACGCATCCGGCAGGTGGAGCACCTGGCCCACCGTCTCGACGAGTACGGCATCCCCTACCAACGCCCCGTCGGCGGTCACGCCGTCTTCATCGACGCCAAACGTGTCCTCACGCATGTGCCGAAGGAGGAGTTCATCGCCCAGACGCTCGGCGTGGAGCTGTACCTCGAGGCCGGCATCCGCGGCGTGGAGATCGGCGCCATCCTGGCCGACCGCGACCCGAAGACGCGCGAGAACCGTTACCCGAAGCTCGAGCTGCTGCGCCTGGCCATCCCTCGCCGCACGTACACCGACAACCATATGGACGTCGTGGCTGCGGCGCTGAAGAACGTCTTCGACCGCCGCGAACGGATCACCCGTGGCTACCGCATCACGAAGGAGCACCCCATCATGCGTCACTTCACCGTCGAGCTTGCACCGGCGGAATAG
- a CDS encoding cofactor-independent phosphoglycerate mutase — protein MKHIIILGDGMADEPIAELGGLTPLQYAPTPAMDRLAKLGASGRLHTVPDGFHPGSEVANLSILGYDLPTVYEGRGVLEAASMGVDLRPGELGLRCNLICIDGDRIKNHSAGHISSEESDVLIRYLNEQLGSDDVTFHHGVSYRHLLVLRGGDRRLDCTPPHDIPLHPFRPALVKARVPEAEATANRLNDLILRSQQLLADHPINVKRRAEGKDPANSIWPWSPGVRPAMKTLRELYGIRSSAVISAVDLIRGIGVYAGMDVIHVEGATGLYDTNYEGKAAAAIEALRTHDFVYLHIEASDEAGHEGDVELKVRTIEYLDRRIVDPVFRAVNQWDEPVAIAVLPDHPTPCAIRTHTNAPIPFVIYKPGATPDAVERYDEFAAIDGSYGLLRKDEFMKVFLR, from the coding sequence ATGAAGCATATCATCATTTTGGGAGACGGCATGGCCGACGAGCCGATAGCCGAACTGGGCGGACTGACGCCCTTGCAATATGCACCTACGCCTGCGATGGATCGGCTGGCCAAGCTCGGAGCTTCTGGCCGACTGCACACGGTGCCCGACGGATTCCACCCGGGCAGTGAGGTGGCCAACCTTTCGATTCTCGGTTACGACCTGCCCACCGTCTACGAGGGGCGCGGCGTGCTCGAGGCCGCCAGCATGGGGGTCGACCTCCGACCCGGTGAGCTGGGCCTGCGCTGCAATCTCATCTGTATTGACGGCGATCGGATCAAGAATCACTCCGCGGGACACATTTCCTCGGAGGAGTCTGACGTCTTGATTCGCTACCTCAACGAGCAGCTCGGGTCGGACGATGTCACCTTTCACCACGGCGTCTCCTACCGCCATCTGCTTGTGCTCCGTGGCGGCGATCGGCGCTTGGATTGCACCCCGCCGCACGACATCCCGCTGCACCCCTTCCGTCCAGCGCTCGTCAAGGCGCGTGTGCCCGAGGCTGAGGCTACGGCCAACCGCCTGAACGACCTCATCCTCCGCTCGCAGCAGTTGCTGGCCGATCATCCGATCAACGTGAAGCGTCGTGCCGAGGGTAAGGATCCCGCGAACAGCATCTGGCCGTGGTCGCCCGGCGTGCGTCCGGCCATGAAGACGCTCCGTGAACTGTACGGCATACGCTCTTCGGCCGTCATCTCGGCCGTCGATCTGATCCGCGGTATCGGCGTCTATGCCGGCATGGACGTGATCCACGTGGAGGGCGCCACGGGGCTTTACGACACGAATTATGAGGGCAAGGCGGCCGCCGCCATCGAGGCCCTCCGCACGCACGACTTCGTCTATCTGCATATCGAGGCCAGCGACGAGGCCGGTCACGAGGGCGACGTGGAGCTGAAGGTGCGCACCATTGAGTACCTCGACCGCCGCATCGTCGATCCCGTCTTCCGCGCCGTCAATCAGTGGGATGAGCCGGTGGCCATCGCCGTCCTGCCCGACCATCCCACGCCCTGCGCCATCCGTACGCATACCAACGCCCCCATCCCCTTCGTGATCTATAAGCCCGGCGCCACCCCCGACGCCGTGGAGCGTTACGACGAGTTCGCCGCCATCGATGGCAGCTACGGGCTGCTCCGTAAGGATGAGTTTATGAAGGTGTTCTTAAGGTAG
- a CDS encoding DUF4827 family protein yields the protein MRVKIFMGMALLMAAVLTLTSCGKDESFASKQRAERKAVEKFIKERGIEVLHRYPANGVFGKNQYYLIDDGLNEGKVYLHVIDSGNGNRAVMGRTDVLMRCSGEDFFQLDTAIPFNLFVNEKAPIEFIYGTAQYVSSRGFYVHGDKKFYTASGSFLSPGVESALRYVGENATVSLIVCFVDGSLQQLEQYRPIFYDRVTFRFGD from the coding sequence ATGAGAGTAAAGATTTTCATGGGCATGGCGTTGCTGATGGCGGCTGTGCTGACCCTGACCTCGTGCGGCAAGGATGAATCGTTCGCCAGCAAACAGCGGGCTGAGCGTAAGGCCGTCGAGAAGTTTATCAAAGAACGCGGCATTGAGGTGCTGCACCGCTATCCCGCCAATGGCGTCTTCGGCAAGAACCAGTATTACTTGATCGACGACGGCCTGAACGAAGGCAAAGTCTATCTGCACGTGATCGACTCCGGGAATGGCAACCGCGCCGTGATGGGCCGCACGGATGTGCTGATGCGTTGCAGCGGCGAAGACTTCTTCCAGCTCGACACGGCGATCCCCTTCAACCTCTTTGTCAACGAAAAAGCGCCGATCGAATTTATCTACGGCACGGCGCAGTATGTCTCCTCGCGAGGCTTTTACGTACACGGGGATAAGAAGTTCTACACCGCGTCTGGTTCCTTCCTCAGCCCTGGCGTGGAGTCGGCTCTGCGCTACGTGGGCGAGAACGCCACCGTCAGCCTGATCGTCTGCTTTGTCGATGGCAGCTTGCAACAGCTGGAGCAATACAGGCCGATCTTCTATGACCGGGTGACTTTCCGCTTCGGTGATTGA
- a CDS encoding S41 family peptidase: protein MNKKRKNVLWGIVGAVACLCLGMWLGIFLYSRSPRFRGINTGKNKINAILDIIDTQYVDTVNMGDLIDRTAENLISELDPHSVLIPAESVEAVNDDLEGSFGGIGVSFSLRNDTILITGIISGGPAEKAGLRPFDRIIAINDTTFAGKGFEQAKIMRTLRGKKGTRVKLGVQRNHASKLTDFVVTRGEVPNRSVDAAYKIGRDIGYIKVRSFTRSTYNEFITAIAKEKKEGCTKFIIDLRDNAGGLLDAAVTMLNEFIPGGEMIVYVQGKAYPRQEFFADGRGTCQDAPLVVLTDEMSGSASEIFAGAIQDNDRGLIIGRRSYGKGLVQMPIPLSDGSELRLTIARYYTPSGRCIQKMYEMGKTDEYEQDLYRRYLHGEFDTADSITFDKSAAYKTRGGRTVYGGGGIMPDIFIPRDTQRITSYYNQVMTDGILYDFTLDYSDRNYKKLSSFHSYPELLGYLRQQSLLNRFVDYAEENGVRRRPTLIEVSRPLIETALEAFIVRHFFDYDGFYPVFQRDDATLQRAVQELESSAWRQKLMAHIRSIGRITIGNLRSTTASYFIYSPLPLDRNYRMKGA from the coding sequence ATGAATAAGAAGCGTAAGAATGTCTTGTGGGGAATTGTCGGCGCCGTGGCGTGCCTCTGTTTGGGCATGTGGCTCGGCATCTTCCTCTATTCGCGGTCGCCCCGGTTCCGCGGCATCAACACGGGCAAAAACAAGATCAACGCCATCCTCGACATCATCGACACGCAGTACGTTGACACGGTCAACATGGGCGACCTCATCGACCGCACGGCTGAGAACCTGATCAGCGAGCTTGATCCGCACTCCGTGCTCATCCCGGCCGAGAGTGTGGAGGCCGTTAACGACGATCTCGAGGGGTCGTTCGGCGGCATCGGCGTCTCCTTCAGTCTGCGAAACGACACGATCCTCATCACCGGCATCATCTCCGGTGGGCCTGCCGAGAAGGCCGGTCTCCGCCCCTTCGATCGCATCATAGCGATCAACGACACGACGTTCGCCGGCAAGGGCTTCGAGCAGGCCAAGATCATGCGCACCCTGCGCGGCAAGAAGGGCACAAGGGTGAAGCTCGGTGTGCAGCGCAACCATGCCTCGAAGCTGACTGACTTTGTCGTCACCCGTGGCGAAGTGCCCAACCGCTCCGTCGACGCCGCCTATAAGATCGGGCGAGACATCGGCTACATCAAGGTGCGCAGCTTCACCCGTTCCACCTATAACGAGTTCATCACCGCCATTGCCAAAGAGAAGAAAGAGGGCTGCACCAAGTTCATCATCGACCTGCGCGACAATGCCGGCGGACTCTTGGATGCGGCCGTGACCATGCTCAACGAGTTCATTCCCGGCGGCGAGATGATCGTCTATGTGCAGGGCAAGGCTTACCCTCGGCAGGAGTTCTTTGCCGATGGTCGCGGCACCTGCCAAGACGCCCCGTTGGTCGTCCTCACCGACGAGATGTCTGGCTCGGCCAGCGAAATCTTCGCCGGCGCCATCCAGGACAACGACCGCGGACTCATCATCGGTCGGCGCTCCTATGGTAAGGGCCTCGTGCAAATGCCCATCCCCCTCTCCGACGGCTCCGAGCTGCGCCTGACCATCGCCCGTTACTACACGCCCTCCGGTCGTTGCATCCAGAAGATGTACGAGATGGGCAAGACCGACGAATACGAGCAAGATCTTTATCGGCGCTACCTCCACGGCGAGTTCGACACGGCCGACAGCATCACCTTCGACAAGTCGGCCGCCTACAAGACTCGCGGCGGGCGTACCGTCTATGGCGGCGGCGGCATCATGCCTGACATCTTTATCCCTCGCGATACGCAGCGCATCACCTCGTATTACAACCAGGTCATGACTGACGGTATTCTCTACGATTTTACCCTCGATTACTCCGATCGCAATTACAAGAAGCTCTCCTCCTTCCATTCCTACCCCGAACTGCTCGGTTACCTCCGTCAGCAGTCGCTACTCAATCGTTTCGTTGACTATGCCGAGGAGAATGGTGTCCGCCGTCGGCCGACACTCATCGAAGTTTCACGACCGCTAATCGAGACCGCTCTCGAAGCCTTCATCGTCCGCCATTTCTTCGACTACGACGGCTTCTATCCCGTCTTCCAGCGCGACGACGCTACCCTACAGCGTGCCGTTCAGGAGTTAGAGAGTAGCGCCTGGCGTCAAAAGCTCATGGCCCACATCCGCTCCATCGGACGCATCACGATAGGGAACTTGCGCTCCACCACAGCTTCTTATTTCATCTATTCCCCGCTGCCCTTAGACCGTAACTATCGCATGAAAGGCGCATAA
- a CDS encoding deoxycytidylate deaminase, whose amino-acid sequence MTNKEEKQYETDRRYLRMAAVWAENSYCKRRQVGALLVKDHMIISDGYNGTPSGFENVCEDADGVTKPYVLHAEANAITKVAASSNNSRGSTIYVTASPCIECAKLIIQAGVVRVVYSEEYHTDEGVQLLRRAGIAVDYISINEENHE is encoded by the coding sequence ATGACGAATAAGGAAGAGAAACAATATGAAACCGACCGGCGCTACCTGCGTATGGCAGCCGTCTGGGCCGAAAATTCCTATTGTAAGCGCCGTCAAGTAGGCGCATTGCTTGTCAAGGATCACATGATTATTTCCGACGGGTACAATGGCACACCCTCGGGCTTTGAGAACGTTTGCGAGGACGCGGACGGCGTGACCAAACCTTATGTGCTGCATGCCGAGGCCAACGCTATCACCAAGGTGGCAGCCTCGTCAAATAATAGTCGCGGATCCACGATCTACGTCACCGCCTCGCCCTGCATCGAGTGCGCCAAGCTCATCATCCAAGCCGGCGTCGTGCGGGTGGTCTACTCCGAGGAGTATCACACCGACGAGGGCGTCCAGTTGCTCCGCCGCGCAGGTATAGCAGTCGATTACATCAGCATCAACGAAGAAAATCATGAATAA
- a CDS encoding ABC transporter substrate-binding protein, whose translation MGRVAALLLTLSLMALTASCRKSGAADEHTIRLAYLPISHALPVIETASDPELRVELIRYGSWPELMDALITGRVDGASVLIELAMKARERGAPLTAVALGHRRGNVIVAGAGGASAEALRGRVFAIPHRNSSHYLLFRSLLEQHGLQPSEVQVVELSPSEMPSALFTGQIGGYCVAEPFGAVGIAKSGGHVIGESDALWPDGLCCALVLNNRMIEQRPSLAARLVKAYHAAGNRLSDPNVALRALKQISRQPDDVLRASLRWIDFSQLTITETAYRDLAERMRRYGLSEAPPEYADFVNPIVDQQ comes from the coding sequence ATGGGGCGAGTAGCCGCCTTACTGCTTACTCTGTCGCTGATGGCCTTGACCGCGTCGTGCCGCAAGTCAGGTGCGGCGGATGAGCACACGATTCGCCTGGCTTATCTGCCCATCTCGCACGCCTTACCAGTTATTGAGACGGCCTCGGATCCCGAACTGCGCGTGGAGCTTATTCGCTATGGATCGTGGCCCGAGCTGATGGACGCACTGATCACAGGTCGCGTGGACGGCGCGTCGGTGCTCATCGAACTGGCCATGAAGGCGCGTGAACGCGGCGCACCGCTAACGGCGGTGGCGCTGGGCCATCGTCGCGGCAACGTGATCGTGGCGGGCGCTGGGGGCGCATCGGCCGAGGCGCTGCGTGGGCGTGTATTCGCCATACCGCACCGTAACTCATCGCACTATCTCCTGTTCCGCTCACTGCTGGAGCAACATGGCTTGCAGCCGTCCGAAGTGCAGGTGGTGGAGCTATCGCCTTCCGAAATGCCTTCCGCCTTGTTTACTGGTCAGATCGGCGGGTACTGTGTAGCGGAACCGTTTGGTGCGGTCGGTATCGCCAAGAGTGGCGGACACGTTATCGGCGAGTCTGATGCGCTCTGGCCCGACGGGCTTTGCTGCGCACTGGTGCTCAACAATCGGATGATCGAGCAACGCCCGTCGCTGGCTGCACGCTTAGTGAAGGCTTACCACGCTGCGGGCAATCGGCTGAGCGACCCTAATGTGGCCTTGCGCGCCTTGAAGCAAATCAGTCGTCAACCGGACGACGTGCTGCGGGCATCGCTTCGTTGGATCGATTTTTCTCAACTGACCATCACGGAGACTGCTTACCGTGACCTCGCCGAGCGTATGCGTCGGTATGGATTGTCGGAGGCACCGCCGGAGTATGCGGACTTTGTGAACCCCATAGTAGATCAGCAATAA